GTAAAAGGCCCAGAAATTGTCCGCCGTGTTCAACGACATCGTAAAATCCTGGGCGCCCGCGGCCCAGTTGCTGCTGCTGGCCTGCGCAAAAGTAAGCCCCAGCAACGCACCCACGGTCCAGCCCTGTCGCAGGCTGTCGGGTTTACCGGAAAACGTCTGGCCGGAGGCCGATTGGATATCTTTAATGGAATTTTGGCCGTTTACCCCTGTGGCAAACGCGATCAGGATACTTAACCAAAGTGTACGAAAGGTCATTATGCCTATTGTTTGTTTTTTAATTCGTCCCGGATTTCCATCAGCAACTGGTCGGTGCTGGAAGGTCCTGCCGGGGCCGCAGGTGCCTCTGCCTGCTTCCTTTGTAACGCCGCGATGCCCCTTACCATCATGAAAATTATAAAGGCGAGGATCAGGAAGTTGAGACAAACAGTCACGAAATCTCCCCATGCAAATACGGGGCCTATTTTGCGCGCTTCGGCAAGCGTCAGGCTGGGATCTTTCGCCACGGCGTCCCGTACGCTCTGTTTCAGGGGCAGGTAATAGTTGCTGAAATCCTTATTCCCAATGGCAAGTCCAACCGGCGGCATGATCAGGTCATTCAC
This region of Dinghuibacter silviterrae genomic DNA includes:
- the mscL gene encoding large conductance mechanosensitive channel protein MscL; translation: MSFIKDFKEFALKGNVIDLAVGVIIGAAFKTIVDSVVNDLIMPPVGLAIGNKDFSNYYLPLKQSVRDAVAKDPSLTLAEARKIGPVFAWGDFVTVCLNFLILAFIIFMMVRGIAALQRKQAEAPAAPAGPSSTDQLLMEIRDELKNKQ